The following proteins are co-located in the Rubidibacter lacunae KORDI 51-2 genome:
- a CDS encoding DUF805 domain-containing protein, producing the protein MEYYLTALRKYAVFSGRARRKEYWYFVLFNFLISFGLGIIDMVLGLAGEGSGFGVLGAIYALAVLVPGIAATVRRLHDTGRSGWWILIGFIPLVGTIVLIIFLVAGSESGQNQFDAA; encoded by the coding sequence TTGGAATATTACTTGACTGCTCTGCGGAAATATGCGGTGTTTAGCGGACGAGCTCGCCGTAAGGAATATTGGTACTTCGTCCTTTTCAACTTCTTGATTTCTTTCGGGCTTGGCATCATCGATATGGTGTTGGGTTTGGCCGGGGAAGGTTCGGGTTTTGGTGTGCTCGGTGCTATCTATGCGCTAGCTGTTTTGGTTCCCGGTATCGCAGCCACGGTCAGGCGGTTGCACGACACGGGGCGCAGCGGCTGGTGGATCTTGATTGGCTTTATTCCCCTGGTCGGCACAATTGTACTGATCATTTTCTTGGTCGCTGGAAGCGAGTCCGGACAGAACCAGTTTGACGCAGCTTAG